In the Ornithodoros turicata isolate Travis chromosome 5, ASM3712646v1, whole genome shotgun sequence genome, accgctcttgtcgaagtagagccccggtcaacttttctagcgctatattgagcggtgagtctgcgttaaccaatcgtgagcttctttcagccgtgacgtcacggaagctggggtttgtcTTGCTTCTGATCACTCGAAGCTGCAAGACGGgaatgcgacgacgacgacgcgaaaatggccacgagtttcatgGGCCGATGCATGGGTGTTTGGTTACTATAGTCTGGTATCACGGtcacagcatcgaaagtgtcatccaccttgatgctgcggatacccgacgccgacagtaagcaatcacggcagcaccggtgcatcacgtcgcaaagagatatcccgtgaccccagcaggatagcgctagGTGCTCGGTTGTATATGAGAACGGCaaacggaaaaacagcgctaggtttcgagcgctattttctagccctatagcgctttgctacatagcgctagaaaattgcgccatattttcctcctcgcattgctgcgaaccgctataaaaccactcttgtcgaagtagagccccggtcaccttttctagcgctattttgagcggtgagtctgcgttaaccaatcgtgagctgctttcagtcgtgacgtcgcggaaactggggtttgttttgcttccgatcactcgaagcagcaaggcgggaaggcgacgacggcgacgtgaaaatggccacgagtttcagCTGCCAATGCATGGGTGCTTGGTTACTAAGTCTGGTATCGCGATCAaagcatcgaaagtgtcatcccccttgatgctgcggatatccgacgccgacagtaagcaatcacggtagcaccggtgcatcacgtcgcaaagagatttcccgtgaccccagcaggatagcgtgctcggttgtatgtgagaacggcaaacggaaaaacagcgctaggtTTCGAGCTCTATTTTCTAGCTCTATAGAgcgaagcgctatatgtgggaactcgccTTAACTCTATATTATCTCCAGGTGGAATGCAGAGCGGAAACTTCGCGGCGTTTTTAAGGGGTATAAACGCTTTCCGCCTTTCTGTCTCCCAAAGTTTTTCGAGGAAGCGATAAAACCTTATTTTTTGACGTTTTGGAATCTGTTATGGTAGCCAACGACGCAACAGTATACTGTGTTCCCGATTTGTGGTGTGGTTTGCCGTGCGTTGGCAATCTGAAAGGCGGCATATTTAACCATGATCATAGCTTCCTATATACTTCAATGGCTTCAATGCCTGCCCAGTTGAGGCGGAACGGCCGTTCAGCGCACTATGCGGCGGCGGCGCCACATGCCTGGGGTTGTGATGATCATATCGCTGCGCGGGGTTGTGATGATCATATCGCTGCGCTTGCTGGCGCatgatgtttcggtttcgtgtcGAATGTGTCGAGCGTCGTCTGCCACCGCGCATACGCCGAGATATCTCGACGCGCCCCAGGTCACTAAAACCGCGTGGAAAGGTTCTCGTTACCTGTACCAGGAGTCTCTTTTTTCAGTTAGCAAGGTCGCATCGTTTAAGTTCGTTTCTTGGGTGGAAGAATTGCGGTTTTTCGCTATAACTTTTGATTGGTGAGGTGCACTCCGTGTTCGGAACATATACTACAGCATCAATTTCTGTGGCACCTTTAGCGCAATGTGCGCTCCATTTTTCGCACAGATGACTTTTCCATACACAcggacttttttctttttcttttttacggcGGTGCTGTCCTGATCATCACATGTCATCAATGGAATAAAATCGGAACTTACCGTAGTTAGACCTTGAGTGCCTTCCTCGAAATCGGCTTCGCAAAGAAGATCTTTGCCAGATCGCATTTGTCCGTGACAGTCATGGCATAATTTGTTAGGACTTGTCTGAAGAACTTCGTACACAGCATGGTTAGTAAACGCCTGTGATGCTCGGAAGCAGGGCACTTAAGCTCGTCGCGTCCTGTGAGAACATCCACTGCGTTGTTAACAGCTTGCTGAAGTGGTGATTTTAACTTCCTACCCCTACAGCTGAGGAATGTCTCTATGAAGTCTTTCAGACCAAAGAGGACGTGCATTAAGCTATAGGACGGGTACAGGAGGCCGCCCCGGTCTTGGTGGTGAATTAGTCTGTCAGCTGGAGCACAAGACTGTGGTCTCACGAGCATAGCAAAGCACAGGTCGCAGTCGAGCTTTTCCTTTACGCAGCGCGCAAGGTACCCTCCAACCATTGACAAGGCTGCGTCGTCGGGAGTAGCAAGACGTCGTTGAGGGTTCGACAGGCTTCGTACGAGTGCTTGACAGGCCTGCTGTGGGAAACGACTCGATACGATTTCTTCGAGTGCTCCATGAGGGAGCGTAACGTCCGAGATGGTGCTGTCGTCGTGCAGGACGTTACTGTTTGCAGACACTGAAATTATTCCTGTCACGAGAGCCTTTTCTATCCCTGAGACAACAGTTCTGGCGTCGGTCTGGTCATTGCCTCCAGAAGATTTCCTGAGCCACCCGAAGAAAGACTCGATTGGGTCGGACGACATTTTTCGTGTGAGCACAAACTTGACGCAGTTGACGTTCGACAGCGTGGTGAATACGAGGCCTTCATAAGTCTCCTGGCTTAGGAATTGCTTTTTTGTGCTTTCTTTCTTCATGGTGTTAAGGTAGCTGAGGAAATCGTCTTCTAGCCAGCCAAGGCGCTCATCACCGGTATGGCGGTACTCTTTGCACTCAGGCCGATTCTGGTGGATATGCTGTGTACAGTTACTCACGTCCATGAGCAGGAACCAGCGGTGAATGATTTCCATGAATTTTATGGTGGAAGCAGCATTCGCAAAGCTGAGGTCACAGGCATGGCCAGCCTGTTCTTGAAGACATTTTAGGGCTGCTGACACCGGTGTGGACAGAAGCTGGACAGCGCGTTTCACGTTCATTTTCTCCAAGTTTGTTGGAAATACGTGTTTCCGCGTCATGAATTGAACGGGCTTGACCGTACTGTTCTGCTGCATTTTGTACAGGTTCTTCACGTGTACTGAGGAGATCTGCCCGTCCTTTCCAAGATCACGTGCTAAGAACTGTGACAGGACGTTCTTCAGGAGGTGGCACTGGTCGAatgctaggaagaattttcttgTCGGGTCATTTGGATGCTTGATGATGTGCGACAAGTTTCCACCGCACAGTAAGCGCATAGCAAGGACATTGACCTTGTGGTTGTCCGTTACGATGCGAACGACCTCGAACCCGACCTTTTCCACCTCTTGTAAAACGTAGAGAATAATCTCATGAAGCTGAGAGCCGGTGCAGTTTCTTGTCAGAAAATATCCTACTGGAATTCTGAGAGGGCGCGAGAGTCCATTCAGAACGAAGCATATTAGGGCATTGGCCAGAATCGGGTCATTGGATTCGGTAGGCTCTTGATCAGGTCCTAGTTCTACCTCCCCAACAAGTGCGTCACGATGCTTCAAGTACTGCAAACGCTCTTTGATTTTCATTTCGTCGACGACCAGGGAGCAAACTTTCGCTTGAGGCGCGCTTACTGCGTCAGACTCCGACTGCAGCCTTTTTTGAACCAAGGGTGTGAATCCCACTTGTCCGGCAGCCGTGCAAATTTTCCCCGTGTATCGCTCAAGCGTGCTCCGGCTCGGCAACTTTAAGAGGTCCTCAGGTAAGCATGCGTGGACAGGCTCTTCAGCACAACGGCATGGCGCAAGGTCAGGTCGTACCATGATGGTGTCTTCCGTTTGAAATTTTTGACCTGGTCCAACAGGAAGCTTGCCCGGTCGTCTTTTGTCTCAGCGGCGGCTACCACATCTAGATATTGAGACGCATTCCTTCCCTCCTTCAAGTTCTTCAGTTCAGTTTTAACGCTATCAAGCGAAAACTGCAGCTTCCTGATCCGGGATTTTAAGTCTCTCTCTTTACGTAACCCCCTGCGACGTTCGAGCACAGATGCGGACGTGCGGGCTTTAATGTCGACTTGGACGGCTTGGTCCTTTAGCGTGGGTGTCACATTTACGCTTTGCGAGAAAACGTTCACGTCTGCACAGCCGCTATTGAGACCGGAACCTTGCGACGATGGGGAGCTGAAAACTCGCCCCTCTTGCACAAACTCCACGCCATGGACAGTAAGTGGCGGCTGCAAAACGCAGAAAGTCTGCGGAATATTGGCATTAGTCTGTGCAGCTCCGTCCTcgtcccttttcttctttggaGCTGGAGGGCTGCAATACGTGTCTTCAAACACACTCGGAACCGCACCCCTTTTCAGCCGACGTGTCTTGCAACTTTCTTTGAAATCGGAAGGCGTGAAATGGAGGCTGCAGACCGATGGATATGTTTTTGGGCACCAGTCAGGCCGAGAGATGGCTTTCAGCCACTGTACTCGAAGTCGCTCCTCACTTATCTCATGAAACGAGATGCCTTTGACTTTGTTCTTAGAGTCAGACTTGCAACCAGGCAAGCAACAGTATGACATGCCGACGTCTCACCTGTGCCAGGAGTGAAAGTGCACCACGGAAGTTTTCCTGACGCCGTCAGGGCGTCTCGGTATGCTGCCAGCGTCAGTACACGGTATGGCGATAACAGAAGGAAAATGCCCGGAACGAGATTTTCCAGACATCTGTCTTGTCAGACGGTCTCTGTCTCAGACGCTCTCGATGTGAAGAGCCACAGAATCATCCACCAAGTCATCCCCTCCCCGTAAAAAAAGTAAGATCAAAAGCAGAAAGGAGATAAGAAAGGAGCGAACCCGTGACCCTTCGAATCATGACAATCGATTGTCGTCCGACGTACGATATGATTTCGGCAGGTGATTCAGCAGTGCAAAGGCGCAGGGGAATTCATCTCCGCGATCGAGACCACAGCTATGAGAGGCAGTGACgtatagccagaaaaaaaaagtttcgggAGAGGATCTATGGGAAGCTCATATGGGAACTCCATGACTCAAAAGTCTGACTCTGGACAGAGATGCAAACACACGACAAGGTCCACGACTGAGTCCCCTTGTCGTGTGTTTGCATCtctgcccagactcaggcttttccACCAGCTTGTCTGTGTTATGCCATTTTCTCCCTTATATGGGACAAGC is a window encoding:
- the LOC135395552 gene encoding uncharacterized protein LOC135395552 — translated: MQQNSTVKPVQFMTRKHVFPTNLEKMNVKRAVQLLSTPVSAALKCLQEQAGHACDLSFANAASTIKFMEIIHRWFLLMDVSNCTQHIHQNRPECKEYRHTGDERLGWLEDDFLSYLNTMKKESTKKQFLSQETYEGLVFTTLSNVNCVKFVLTRKMSSDPIESFFGWLRKSSGGNDQTDARTVVSGIEKALVTGIISVSANSNVLHDDSTISDVTLPHGALEEIVSSRFPQQACQALVRSLSNPQRRLATPDDAALSMVGGYLARCVKEKLDCDLCFAMLVRPQSCAPADRLIHHQDRGGLLYPSYSLMHVLFGLKDFIETFLSCRGRKLKSPLQQAVNNAVDVLTGRDELKCPASEHHRRLLTMLCTKFFRQVLTNYAMTVTDKCDLAKIFFAKPISRKALKV
- the LOC135395744 gene encoding THAP domain-containing protein 5-like, which produces MSYCCLPGCKSDSKNKVKGISFHEISEERLRVQWLKAISRPDWCPKTYPSVCSLHFTPSDFKESCKTRRLKRGAVPSVFEDTYCSPPAPKKKRDEDGAAQTNANIPQTFCVLQPPLTVHGVEFVQEGRVFSSPSSQGSGLNSGCADVNVFSQSVNVTPTLKDQAVQVDIKARTSASVLERRRGLRKERDLKSRIRKLQFSLDSVKTELKNLKEGRNASQYLDVVAAAETKDDRASFLLDQVKNFKRKTPSWYDLTLRHAVVLKSLSTHAYLRTS